From the genome of Methylocystis heyeri:
TGGCGCTGGCATATGTGCCCCATCGCGACCTCGCCGTTCGCGATTTGGAGACGTGGCCGAGAGGCTGAAGGCGACGGTTTGCTAAATCGTTATAGGGGAAACCCTATCGTGGGTTCGAATCCCACCGTCTCCGCCATCCCCTAGTTTTTCCGTTGTCTCCGTGGGCAGGTGCTCGGTAATCCCAAGCGGGTGGATGTGCTCTAGGCGGCCGTCGACGCCAATGATGCGGTCGCCGCCAAGGTCTCGCCATTGTGCGGGATTGACATGAGGTGCTGGGCCTGTCCTTGCGCGCCAGCGGCCAAACAGTGATATGGGCATTAAGGTGCCCCGCGGCGGCATCTGGGCCGCGCAATCGGTTTAAAACATGCTTTTTCAGGGAGGCATAAACATTCCCCTGGAGTGCTTCCCCGGATTGACCGACGATCTCAACCGGGGGAATAAAAAGCTCCTGCTATGGCGTTAGGCTTCAAGAGTAGAAAGTTCCTTCCACAGATGGTTAGCTGTTGGGAAAAGTTTGCCTCCGCCGTGTTTTTTAAGCAATCTTGCAACTATATCGGCGTCTGCCGTATTGATTTGCGTGCAGGTTGGCAACGAAATTCTCAGATCGCGCTTGAGCGCGGCAAGCGTTCGTTTGCACAAAACCACCCCCTTTTCTGGAATTAGAAAAGCCGTTTCCATTCCGTTTATGTAAAGCTTGCTATTCGGCATATAGAAGTCAATGAAAGTGGAGGGCCATTGGCGTACATCAGCCTCGGGCCACCCGTTATAAATATTCTCCCGAGGCCATTGCTCTATCTCAGTTCTCTGCTGCTCATGCTTGACTGCAACAGTTTTGCGGACTTCCTCGGCGTCTTGCTCGGGGACCAACTTACTAGAGAATGTGAACCCGACTCCATCGAACGCTTCGGGATTAGGGCCCAGACTCATAACCAATAGCTGACAGTGGCAGCGAGGCAAACGGCGGCGAGGAAATTGACGGCGTTTCTGTCGTAGCGCGTCGCCACGCGTCTAAAATCCTTTAAACGGCAGAACATGCGCTCGATGGCGTTGCGGTTTCGATAGAGGAGCGGCGAAAAGCAGTTCTTCCATTTGCGGTTGGCCTTGGGCGGAATATTCGGCAGTGCGCCGCCGTCCTCGATCCTACGGCGGATGGCGTTGCTGTCGTATCCCTTGTCGCCGTGGAGGACTTCGCAAGGCGGAAGATGGGCAAGAAGTTCCGCGCCCGCTGTGCAATCGGCGACGTTTCCGGCTGTGAGCATGAAAGCTATGGGTCGACATTGCGCGTCGGTCAGCGCGTGGATTTTCGTTGTGCGTCCACCGCGCGAGCGGCCGATGGCCTGATTTTTCTCCCCCCTTTGCCGCCGCTGGCCGAGCGATGCGCTTTCACCGCCGAGGAGTCGATGAGAACTTCCGTCGGCGGCCCGCCGGCTTGAGCGAGTGCATGGAACAAGTCGACCCAGACGCCCTTGGCGGCCCAACGGACATAGCGATTATAAAGTGTCTTTTTGGGCCCGTATTCCGGCGGTGCGTCGACCCAGCGCCCGCCGGATTTGAGCACTTGGACGATGCCGCTGATGACCCTGCGGTCGTCGACCCGCGCCTTGCCGCGCGTGTCAGTGGGAAGATGTGGCGCAATCTTCGAAAACTGCGCATCTGTCAGCCAGAATTGATCGCGAATCATCGGCGCTTCCTTTCGGAAGCCCTGAATCACAACCCGCTCTTTACGCCAAGCACTTTATGGGTCTGGACCCTAGAACGAACAAGGTCGAGCAAAGAGCCGGAGCGAACGGCAACTGCAGGAATTGCGGCTCCTCTTGGAGGCTCCCACCGCTGATAAGCATCTGCTAACGCGCCCTTATCAACCCGAGGTGCTGATTCATAAAGCTGACAGAACCACTTTTTTGTGCTGCGCCAGTTAGCATCGTCGGGGGAGTAAAACGTGCCTGCCTCAATCAGACGGGCTTGATGCCGATCATTACCGATGCCGTTTGCAGTCGCATTGGCTGAGGACACTATAGCTCCAGCGCTCGAAATATATACCTTGGCGTGAAGCCCGTTGATATAGCGTAGTTTTTCATTGCCGGGCGCTCCCAATCGTTTTAGTTCGGGAGGAAATGTCCCGCCCATGGACAGATCACAAATAATCTCGGCCTGCACTTTATCTCTCAGAAGTTCAGCCGAGCCGTCTCCTAAAAAGGCCACGGCACATTGTATTTCGGTGCCTGACAGGACAAGTCTAATTCGTGCACTGAGGTCCTTCTCTGTAATGAACTCGGCCAACGTCAGTCCTCCCGTTTGTGTAATGAGCTTCTTCAGGGCGCAGGCAGACAGAGGACCACTTTTAGTAGGTTAAAGTTGCCGTCTCCTGCAGAAAACCCTTTTTAATCGGCGCCCATGATGTGCCGCCGATGATAATCAAGATACCGCCGCAACGAAGCCCCCATTCACTTCGTCAGCCTCAGACTGATCATCGAGCCGAACATATTGCTGACCGCCGCCGAAATCTCGTTCGGCAGATTGGCCTGGAAATAATTGCCGGGCGTCGAGGCGCAGTTCGAGAGGTTGGTCGCGACGAGAGGCGAAAGCGTATTTTTGATGTAATTCAGCCGTGTGTTGTAGCTCGGGTCGACATTGTTCGGGATGACATAGGTCGTCTGAAGGGTCATCAATGTGTAGCCCTTTGATTTTATTGCCGAGCAGGCGGACGCGTTGAAGGCCTCGAAGGTGACGCCGTAGCCGTCGGTCAGATGCACCGGGTCCAGGACGAAATTGCTGTCGTTGCCCCAGTTGAAACTGCCGTCGAGCCATTCGTCGTCCTGCACGCCGTCGGTCGCCAGCATGACCACGCCGCGCGGGGCCGAGGACGTCAGGCCGTTCCCGGTCTGCGAGAGCTGCGCGTTGAGCTGGCCCAGCGCATAGGTGCTGTCGGTTCCTCCCCCGAAAGGGTCGCCGGTGATGTCGAGCTGGTTCACCGCCGCGATCGCGCCCGAAAGCACGCTCGACAGCGGAAATATGTTCTTGAGGCTGTTGCTGAACGTATAGATGGCGACGCGCGTCGTTCCATCCTGCGGAATGCTCGCCAGCGACGCCGCGAGGGCCGTTTTCACGACATCGATTCGCAGCGTTGCGCCCGAGGCGCGCGCCGCCGGCAGGGTGCTGTTGAGGTAATGGCAAGCCAGCTGACATCCGATTGCATTGAAGAGGGTCTGCTGATCCGCGACGGTGGCGCCGATGCCCATCGAATCCGACACGTCGATCACGATATGGACGTCGGTGTATTGCTTGACGCTGAGGGTGGCGCTGGCGGCGCCCCCCAGAGTAATCGTCGGCAGTCCGATCATCCCCAGCATGGAGGTCGGGGCTTTGACCGAAAAGCTCAGGGCGCCGGTGATCAGCCCGCCGTTCAGCGTAATGCCGATGGTAGGGGGCGAGGCCGACGCGCCGGGAACGCTTCTGGCGTCCGCGAAAAAAATGTTCTGGGCGGCGACGACGCCGTCGCTGTTCCACTGGGAGACCCCCCCGTTTATGTCGGTGCGCGCCCTTTGCACGCCCGCGAGGACGGCGCTGTCCGCCGCCGCCTGGAGAACCGAGCGCCGCTTGGTCGCCTGGGCGTAGTCGATCGCTCCCGCCGTCATGAGCAGCAGAGGAAGGAAGGCCAGGGCGAAGAGAATGGCGACGCCGCCTTGTCTGTTTTCCAGAAATTGGCCCGGCAGGAGAGAGGGCTTCAGCGCGAAAGCCCTCTCCCCGGAGAGGGCGCGGCGGATTGCGTAGGCGATGGTCGACGTCACGGGTGAGGCCTTTTTCATCTTGCGTGGCGCTCGCTGGAGCCGGCGCGTGGGAGGGGTTCCGACTGCCGGGGACGGCGCGGCTCGGCCGGTTGATTTTCTTAGCTGTCGGGTCACGCGGAAAGATCGATCGCAGGCCTTTTGAGCTTTCGAGGAGATTTATTCGAGCGCTTCTGAAATATTTGGTGAATTGTCGGGCTAGAATTCGAGCGACGGAGCCCGTTTCAGGGCGCCGGCGCAAAGGGGGGCGGCTCCAAAGCGACGGTCCAAAGCCAGGGCTCCGGATCCAGGTTAGGCCACAAACTCATAAAGGGGATTCCGTTTTCAAGCGAATAGTGATTCAAGCTCCTTGGAGGAGCGAGAATGAGCCAGCGCCGGTATGAACTTTCGGATTTCGAGTGGTCGATCATTGCGCCGCTATTGCCGAACAAGCCGCGCGGGGTTGCTCGCGCGGACGACCGCAAAGTGCTGAACGGCATCTATTGGCGGCTGCGAACGGGATCGCCCTGGGCCGATATTCCCGAACGCTACGGACCAGCGACGACCTGCTACAACCGCTTCGTGCGCTGGCGCAGGCTTGGCGTCTGGGACCGCATCTTCGAGGCGGTCTCCAAGGCCTATGACGGCGATTTGCAAATGATCGATTCTTCCTCCATCCGGGTGCATCAGCATGGCGCCAACGGTAAAAAGGGGGCGAAGGCGAAACGCCGGCCGCCGTTGGGAACCTCTCTGCAAGCCGATGCATGGGGCGCTCGCGCGGCGGACTGACAACGAAGATTCATGCGCTTGTCGACGCCAATGGCCTACCGATCGCCCTGAAGCTCACGGAAGGCCAGGCTCACGATGGCAAGAGCGCCGCAGACATGCTGGGAGGCCTTGGCGATGGCCAAATTCTGCTCGCTGACCGCGCTTATGACAGCGATGCCCTACGAAGCTCTCTCGAGGAAAGAGGCGCTTGGGCCAACATCAAGCCCATGCCGGGGCGGGTTAATGTCCCAGCCTTCAGCCCCTTCCTTTATCGATACCGCAATCTCGTCGAGCGCTTCTTCAACAAGCTCAAACACTTCAGGGCTGTAGCGACGCGCTTCGAAAAGCACGACGCTAACTACCTCGCTCTCGCCAAACTCGCCGCAGTCAAAATCTGGATAAGATTTATGAGTCGGTGACCTAGCGCGTCGCGGCTTCATCGGCGGCGGTCTATCAGGCTCGGCGCTCCTGACCGGATCGATCGCGAAATGTCTGACGACGGCCATGTTTTTAGCGCCGTGGCCTTTGCGCAGGAGGGACTGGTCGTCGGCGAAGACCACGTCGAGCACCCAATGTAACCTCGATGGACCAATGGTCGCGAACGGCCTCCTACGCCGCCTTGGACGAAAGCAAAGCCGAGGAGATGTAGTACCGGGTCTCGAAACGGCGGCGGTCGGAGAGCTCGGCGCGCGACTGCACGCGGATGATCGTCGCGGCATGCGGCAGGCGCAGCTCGCCGGGGAAGCGCCAGCGAAAGCGCTTTCGACGAGCAAACTGCAACGGTTGCGCTCTTGCTATGGGCGTGGCTACGTCGTAAGTCCCGTGGACGAGTGATTCGCGCAGGGCGCAACCTTTCATGTCTGCGATTGTACAATCAGTGAAATTGGCCAGCTAAGCTGGCGTCGCGTAGGTCCCAAAGGTAAAGCTGAGCCTCGCAAGGATGCGTCGGCGTTATCTCGTGTTTTGTCGAGGGCGGGGCTTGGCTAGGCCGCGTTCCCTGGACATCCCAATGAAATCCATGTCGATCCGGCGGGCGGCTGTCGTTTCCGCTGCCTCTTGCGCCCTCGGTCCGAGCGCGACGACCGGAGGGCTGGCGCTTGAATTCCCGGTCTTCGACCGGCGAGCGCGGTCGAGACGTTGACGCTTTCGATACAAAATTTGTCGTAATAGGGCTTGGCGGAAGATCTACCGAACAACGGCGGGGCATTTCACGGCGCCCGCCCGTTGCGATCTTTCATCACCAAGCCGCCTGAGATTGCACAGCCCTGGGAGTCGCGAAGAGCATGTCGAAATTGGCTTCGTACGCGAGCATGATGCAGAGGATCCGCCCCCTCCAGGCGATGCCTAAGGTGTGGAACTATCTCAAGTATCGCACCCGGAAGCGGCACGCGGTGACAAGGGTGTCGCGCAGCGCTCCGCAGATCGCCTCGCTCTTGTTGACCAAGCGCTGCAATCTGACCTGCGACTTCTGTAACGTCGGCTCGTTCCTGCACGACGAGAACACCAAGTGGAAGAATCTCGAAGCCAACCTCGAGACGGTGAAGAAGATCTTCGAGAACCCGCTCTTCGACAACTGCCTGCTGGTCGACCTTCTGGGAGGCGAGCCTTTGCTGGTGAAGGAGCTGGCGCCGATCGTCTCCTTCCTCACGAAGCGGGGGCACCTGACCAACATCACCACCAATGGAACACGCCTGCTCCGGCACGTCGCCGAGTTGCGCGACGCCGGCATCTCCCGCATCTGTGTGTCGATCTACGAGGAGAACCGCGCCGTCATCGAGCGCGACCTGGCGCAGATCAACGCGATTTTTCCGGTCCACACATGCCTGATCCTCTTCCGCAAGGACGTCGAGAACGCGCCGGACGCGCTTATCGAGCGTGTGCGATACCTGCGCGACTCGGGCTGCCTGGACGTGCGCTTCTGGATGTACCGGCCTATCGGAGAGACGGCGAGCGAGGATGAGCTCCTGTTCGAGGACGACCCCTGCTATCTGTCGTTCAAGGCGCGCATGGATGAAGCGGTGCCCGGCTTCTGCTTCTGGCCGGCGGTCACCAAGCAGGGGCCGCTCAAGAAACTCTGCCCCCAGCTCTGGCAGCGCGTCGGCTGCGACATGTCCGGCCGGATGGCGGTGTGCTGCGGCACCGACATGCTGCTGCCGGGCCCCGAAGGAAATATCTTCGAGAGCGATCCCGACGTGGTCTACAACCACCCCATCCTGGTGCAGATGCGCGAGCAGCTCCTTGACCCGAATGCGGAGCCGCCGGAGATGTGCAAGACCTGCAACCTCCTGAGCGACCCGGGCTGGTAGCGCCAAGGCCAGTCAGCGTTTTGGGGCTGAGCGACAAGCCGTTCGGTTGAACGCCGAAAGGCCCCCAACTCGCCATTCGCCGCAATTTTGGGGCGATGCGGGGGCTTGGTCGCGAGGTCTTCATGAAGCTCTGTCGTTCGCCGCAATAAGGCGGGCCCTCGGCCGCGCAAGCATTGCACTCAGGCTTTGGGGGGCCTTTACTTAATCTTAAAGGCCGCGTCGTTAAGGGTTCTATCCGGCGTCCTATCGAGGGGGAACCCCGCTGCAAGGCTGGCTCGCAGCATGTCGGAGAGACGACGTTCGGCCGAAGTCGATGCCGAAATCGACCGGATCACGCCTATCCTGGGCTCCGCCAGGCGGAGATCGACTTTATGAAAGAGACGCCGAGCATTCTGCGCCCTAGCCCGCCGAAAGTCGTCGCTTGACGAAGGCTACGGCCCTCGCGCGAGCCGTCAGTGTTCGGGAACGCGTCTTAGAGGCTTCGTCGCCGGGCTATGTTTTGCGCTTGCTCCAGACGCATCCATTCTTACGCTTCCTCGCCGTGGGGGCGCTGAACACCGCCGTCGGTTATTGCCTCTTCTTGACCGCGCTCGCAATCATGCCGACGACCTTTTCAGCCATGGTCGTATCGACCGTTCTGTCGGTGCTTTTCAACTTCAAGACTACCGGCAGGATGGTTTTTGGCGTGCGCGACACGCGATTGCTGGCGCGCTTCGTTGGAGTTTATGGGGTCGTCTTCCTCTATAACTGGCTGGGCGTCGACATTTTGCAGGCGGCCGGCTTCCGTCCTTGGCTGGCCGGACTCATATTGCTGCCCGGCGGCGTCGTAATCGCCTATACGCTCAACAGCAGATTTGTCTTTAGAAGCGGCGCGTGAGCCGTCCGGTTGTGGGCTTGCTATTTTTGCTGGCCGGCGAGGGGCGTGTGGATCACATCTCTTCCACGCGCGTCCCACAAGTGCGAAAAGCTTAACCTCATGCTTCTTGGGCGCTGGCCGATGGGTTGATTGCGGCTATCCAAAACCTTTGGTGAAATCTCCCTGCTACAATTCGAGCCCGGCGGTCGCGCCGCAAATGTTCGGCGGGTGGCGCGGTGAGAGGCGACTCCATTGTCGCTGCGGCGGCGAAGGCCTATATTCCCCCGCGAACGCGCGAAGGTCGCGCTCGCGCCATGGCCAAATGCGCGGGCGGCGTTGAACTTCGGAACCCGGCGCGCCAAACGTAAAGAGAAAAAATGCCCTGGAGCGATCAAGGCGGACCGCGCAACCCAAACAACGATCCCTGGGGCCAAAAAGGCGGCGGCGGGCCGTGGGGCTCCGGCCCCGGCGGCGGCGGACCTCCGCCGGATCTGGAGGAACTCCTGCGCCGCAGCCAGGAGGGCCTGAAGCAGCTTCTGCCCTCCGGCTTCGGCGGGCGCGGCGCAGCCATCCTCGGGCTTTTGACCCTGCTCGCCTGGCTGCTTTCGGGCTTCTACACCGTCGGCCCCAATGAGATCGGCCTCAATCTCATCTTCGGCAAATACAGGGGCAAGACCCAGGCCGGCCTGAACTACAATCTTCCG
Proteins encoded in this window:
- a CDS encoding IS5 family transposase (programmed frameshift), whose protein sequence is MIRDQFWLTDAQFSKIAPHLPTDTRGKARVDDRRVISGIVQVLKSGGRWVDAPPEYGPKKTLYNRYVRWAAKGVWVDLFHALAQAGGPPTEVLIDSSAVKAHRSASGGKGGRKIRPIGRSRGGRTTKIHALTDAQCRPIAFMLTAGNVADCTAGAELLAHLPPCEVLHGDKGYDSNAIRRRIEDGGALPNIPPKANRKWKNCFSPLLYRNRNAIERMFCRLKDFRRVATRYDRNAVNFLAAVCLAATVSYWL
- a CDS encoding GtrA family protein; translation: MLQTHPFLRFLAVGALNTAVGYCLFLTALAIMPTTFSAMVVSTVLSVLFNFKTTGRMVFGVRDTRLLARFVGVYGVVFLYNWLGVDILQAAGFRPWLAGLILLPGGVVIAYTLNSRFVFRSGA
- a CDS encoding phospholipase D family protein, yielding MAEFITEKDLSARIRLVLSGTEIQCAVAFLGDGSAELLRDKVQAEIICDLSMGGTFPPELKRLGAPGNEKLRYINGLHAKVYISSAGAIVSSANATANGIGNDRHQARLIEAGTFYSPDDANWRSTKKWFCQLYESAPRVDKGALADAYQRWEPPRGAAIPAVAVRSGSLLDLVRSRVQTHKVLGVKSGL
- a CDS encoding IS5 family transposase (programmed frameshift), producing MSQRRYELSDFEWSIIAPLLPNKPRGVARADDRKVLNGIYWRLRTGSPWADIPERYGPATTCYNRFVRWRRLGVWDRIFEAVSKAYDGDLQMIDSSSIRVHQHGANGKKGEGETPAAVGNLSASRCMGRSRGGLTTKIHALVDANGLPIALKLTEGQAHDGKSAADMLGGLGDGQILLADRAYDSDALRSSLEERGAWANIKPMPGRVNVPAFSPFLYRYRNLVERFFNKLKHFRAVATRFEKHDANYLALAKLAAVKIWIRFMSR
- a CDS encoding radical SAM protein, with product MSKLASYASMMQRIRPLQAMPKVWNYLKYRTRKRHAVTRVSRSAPQIASLLLTKRCNLTCDFCNVGSFLHDENTKWKNLEANLETVKKIFENPLFDNCLLVDLLGGEPLLVKELAPIVSFLTKRGHLTNITTNGTRLLRHVAELRDAGISRICVSIYEENRAVIERDLAQINAIFPVHTCLILFRKDVENAPDALIERVRYLRDSGCLDVRFWMYRPIGETASEDELLFEDDPCYLSFKARMDEAVPGFCFWPAVTKQGPLKKLCPQLWQRVGCDMSGRMAVCCGTDMLLPGPEGNIFESDPDVVYNHPILVQMREQLLDPNAEPPEMCKTCNLLSDPGW
- a CDS encoding VWA domain-containing protein; this encodes MKKASPVTSTIAYAIRRALSGERAFALKPSLLPGQFLENRQGGVAILFALAFLPLLLMTAGAIDYAQATKRRSVLQAAADSAVLAGVQRARTDINGGVSQWNSDGVVAAQNIFFADARSVPGASASPPTIGITLNGGLITGALSFSVKAPTSMLGMIGLPTITLGGAASATLSVKQYTDVHIVIDVSDSMGIGATVADQQTLFNAIGCQLACHYLNSTLPAARASGATLRIDVVKTALAASLASIPQDGTTRVAIYTFSNSLKNIFPLSSVLSGAIAAVNQLDITGDPFGGGTDSTYALGQLNAQLSQTGNGLTSSAPRGVVMLATDGVQDDEWLDGSFNWGNDSNFVLDPVHLTDGYGVTFEAFNASACSAIKSKGYTLMTLQTTYVIPNNVDPSYNTRLNYIKNTLSPLVATNLSNCASTPGNYFQANLPNEISAAVSNMFGSMISLRLTK